The genome window TCGGAGCAAGCTACCAAGGCCTGTCTAGCATTGAGTCAAGCGACTCTTGATCATAGTGTATGTAAATTGAGCTTGCGAATGATTCTGATGAAAATTCCTGCATTCTCCATAAATGAATAGAGTACTTTAACTTGGACGTGGCTGGGACCGTGTCATACCCGAGCAATGATTGGTCACCAGCATGATCGGGGACCCTGTCATGCCCAAGAGATGATTGATCAGGCCCTGCAAGGCTTTGCACTTGGACTGTCAAAAAGCCtagttattagttaataatgCATCAAGTCTGGGAAGCAACCCTAGAAATTTGCCGTCAGAATGGTTCTCCCTCGtcaacctcttcaacttcGTGCTTGTGCAACCAGCTTCCAAGTCTACAAACCTTTTGGGAACCGCTGTCGCTTTTCGGCTACGAACAGAGATTTATTCTATCACCCTGCCTCTCTTATGACGATGAACGGACACGGCGATCTAAATAATTCCCACGCTGGGAGGACGGCAGTTGAGCTGACCCCCGACCCAGCCTACGCTTATCGATCCCTCGCCATTGACCCTTCCGATGACGTTTCTGAAATCCGAGAGAAATACCGCCCGTTTATTCTTGATGACAAGTACATAAAGGATGATTGGGTTGCAGAATTGGAGCTGAGCACAGCCATTCAAATGGTTCAGTCGGAGATTCTCGATAAAGGTCTAGATCGTCTGCGCATCCTGGTCCTCTACGGTAGCCTACGGAGTCGGTTAGTTCTACCATCACGTCTATCGACCTAGCGTTGTGGCGCAAGCTTCGGAGATCCATATCTAACTTCGTTCTCAGGTCATACTCCCGACTTCTCGCCTTCGAAGCTGCACGAATCCTCCACCGTCTCGGGTGCGATGTTCGAGTCTACAACCCCGCCGGCCTCCCTCAAAAAGACGATGTTCAACACAATCACCCTAAAGTTCAAGAGCTTCGCGAGTTGAGCAAATGGAGTGACGGCCATGTTTGGATAAGCCCCGAACAACATGGTAACTTGGTAAGCGCTTCAACCCTCCAGATATCAATGATAAACACCTAATACGAGAGCAGACTGGCATCTTCAAACAGCAAATAGACTGGATACCCCTCTCAACCGGCTCCGTCCGCCCAACCCAAGGCCGAACCCTCGCCATCGCCCAAGTCAGCGGCGGCTCGCAATCCTTTAACGCCGTCAACTCTCTACGTATTCTCGGGCGATGGATGAGAATGTTTACGATACCGAATCAGAGTTCTGTGCCAAAGGCGTATACACAGTTTAcatctgaggatgaggggaTTCGTATGCTACCGAGTGGAAATCGTGATCGCCTTGTCGACTGTATGGAGGAGTTGGTGAAGTATACTATTGTTATGAGGCCGCATTTTAACCTCTTTGGAGATCGGTATAGTGAGAGGGAGGAGAGGAGGGCAAAAGAGGATAAGGAAAAAGTCAAATAGAGATAAAATTACTATACATGTTCGAGAAATAGATCCATTGGACTGTTCTCCGATGAGAAGACGAATGTAAATACATCGTGCTGGGTTTGAGTCATTGACTGGGGCAGAATACACACCGGCCACACGAAAACTAAATCATATCATCACCAGAAACACGTACAGCAAGTGTAGTTAGAATATAGAAACTATCATGAACCCATTCAGCCGGCTCAAATGAAAGCAGGTTTATCTAACTCTATCTATCAATTGTACAGTGGTAAATCCCAAAGTGGTACGTCTTCATCGTTACTTCGTCTCTCAACTCTCAAAAGCAGCCCTTGCGAGTTCTCCAATACGCCCGGGCAATGCGTCAAAATGGCCATGTCCCAAATGCACTCCACCCATCCAATGCTAAATGCCAATGCGGTCTATTGTAATTTTTATGGTTGTTTTGTCGCGGTAAGCTTAGGCCTCATTAGGCCTCGTCACCCTCCTGCTCGGCGAGGTTCTCATCTGAGCCCTGCCAATCGTCGCTCTCAAGGCCGTCGCGGCGGATGAAGAGAGATGAGACCCAGCCCAAAATGGCCAGACCGCCGAAGATACTCCAAGCCAATGCCTCGCCCTTGGGCTGGATATTGATGGACAGACTGAACAGGCCACCGGAAACGAATGGCCCGAAGCTGCGACCCAGAGCAGATAGGGTTTGCGCCATGCCATTGAGGCTCCCAAGGCTCGAGTGCGACGGGGCAGAGTTGGTGATCTATTGAGGTTAGTAACGTTCTAATGATGGCGCGCAATGTTGAAGGACTCACCAAAAGCATGACACTAGAAAGACCACCCACGGCACAGAggttcttcaagatcaacaccACTCCAAGCTCGATGTACAGCCACATTTTGCCGCTTCCCAGGCCAAAGAAAGGCTTGCTGTCGGCATAGCCAACCCACGGCATGAGCAGCATGCTGATACCCAGTCCCAGAAGCGAGATTTGGTAGGTACCGAGATTGCCCAATCTGACCTTGAGCGCTTGGAAGAGGAAGGCCTGGAAGATGCAGCTTGCCAAACCTGCAATACTCAGACTGATGCCAATCTTACTGGGCAACAAGTCGCGGCCGGCAGGTGGAGGTGTAGCGGCAAAGATTGGGTATAAGCtgttgaaggagatgttCGAGAGTTGGAAGACGAGATACGTGAACAGAATGAGGATCGTGGTTCGGCTAAGGTCTTTCCATGCGGACATTGCCGGGTCCACCTTGTTATCGctatcgtcgtcgtcgttcTCGGTATCTTCGTCATCGGATTCCGATTCGAGCGCTCGTCCGGAGGAAAGAAGGGGCTGGTTCTGGGATTGGGATCGAGGCCAGCGCGCGCTCCAAGATGCTCGTCGAGGCGGGGGTGTGGGTGAAGAGAACCAGGAAATAATCTTCTCGACCCAGGCGGGCTTCTCAAAGCTGACTTCAGTCTTGTCCAAGGTCTCTTCGAACCAGATGCTGACCACCACCACGCTGAGAGCGAGGAGACCAGCGGACAGAATGTTGGGGGCAAGATAAGGGTACTCTTTGCCCATCCTGCCGACAAGAATGCCACCTAGCGCAGGTCCGGTGATGCTACCAAGAGAGTAAATAACGGGCAAGTATGTGAAAGCGCGGCTTTGGTTGGAGCGATCCGTGACTTCTCCCAGTACAGTCGGAACACACGCGGCATTTCCATTGAGAAGGCCCATTGCGACATGTACAACAACGATCTGCCAGTATTCCTTGCAGAAACCAAAGACGCAGAAACACCCCATCAGAGCGGTCGTGCCCATGATCAGAACTGGCTTGCGTCCAATGACATCCGAGGCATATCCCCAGAGGAAGTTGGTCGACAGCTGCGCCAATGCGAAAGAACTCGCGAGTATTCCGACATATAAACCAGCTTCGTCGTCAGGGATACCGGGCATATTGAGGACCATTTCAGGTAAATACGGCGATATCGAGTTCAGCGCGGTCTGCTCCGCAAGGGAGAGAAacgccagcaacagcagctgTCGCACAGGCAAAGGCGTCTCTTCTTgatcgtcgtcatcttcggAATCGCTTCCATTCGACGGGGCATACGGCTGTTCGAGAGGAGTCTTTGGCGGAGTGGTAGGAAAAGTCTGGTATCGATGAGACTGTCGTCGCAGGGAGCTGAGGGTAGGGATCGGCGCGCCAGCATGGAATGAACCAGACGAGGCTGTTCGATTGACAGCTCTGGCGGCGGCGTTCGAGGAGGCACTTCGTGAGGGCGCCATGATGAACAATTCGTGCAGTCCAAAGGCCTCTTCAGACCTTGGGAAAGCTTGTAGAGGATGATCACCTCTCAAGCTATGGGGAATCGAAAGAGTGGTGACGTAGGACGTGTGTAGCGAATCTGGAGAGATTTATTTGGCGGGGCTGACACGCGCCACGATGAGAACAAGGCTCTAGCTTGGCATTTGCTTAAAAGTCAGTCAAGCCTTGATGCCAATGATGAGGTATTCAAGATGATCGACCAATCTTCAATTGAGGTGAGACATCAAGATTGGATTGCTTGCAGTTGATTGATGACCCGAATATCGGCCGATCGGTCTTTTCTGGGCAGGTGCAGGAAGAAAAAACGCAGGTGATTGTTGTTCCTGCCCTCGTGAGCCTGTCGCAAGGTACGATCGCTGATGTAATTATGGGGCGATTGACGTTCAGCATCCAATGAGGTATGACCGTTGACGATGGCACCGGACGGCTTACTCCGGTGAAAACTCAATGGAAAAGAAGCTTATTCAAGTTTGTGATCGTTGAAATCGTTCTGTTGAAGATTTGATCGAGATCTCGATTGCACGTGCTTACATGCCTTTGGGGGAACGTGAGGATATGATGCAATTTGGTGAGATATGGCGGATGAGATCGATCAGAGGCGTGGACGCCTACCCTGtacaacaagaagatgaattGACAAACTTTCCACCTTCAATTCACTGCGGATACCACGCGTACACATCGGTAGTTTGTCATGCTCTGAAGCGAATATCTCTATCTTTGGCGTAGAGGTTCTTAGCGCGGAAGAATTGACCCATTGCGATATGTTGCTGGCCACTGAGCGGTTTAAAGGCAGCCTGTCTGTTATATGGACCCTGTACCACGAAGCTAGACCCTAGACGAGACTATGAATAACTTATACTAACCATTAGGAACACGAGGCTCTGTTTCTCCGTCGGCCATGTCTTTGTACCGGAGGAAAATTGTTGTCGCCATTAGTGAATTGAGATGAAAGCTCCCTCGCTGTTCAATAGTTTCCAGTCTGCGTTGCTGAATGAGTTCAATTACGGTGCATGGATTCCATCAAGATAAGCGTAATTGGTTTAGTGGTAAAATTCTCCGTTGCCATTCGAGCAACGTCGGGgagcccagggttcgattccctgaTTACGCAGCAAAGCCTCTTCTTTTGCTCTTATGGAGtcttttatctctttttgTCGATATCGCGATGccatgatgttggtgttttgagTTTTGACGCTGTGGCAGCAGGCGGCTGTCTCATGTGGCTCCGTGTGAATGCTTGACCGTGATTGGCCAATCACCTCTGCCCCTAAAATCCAAAGCGGATGAGCAGTCTCACAGTATAGAAAAcatggttgttgatggctttgCTAGGAAGAATATCTGAGAAGACGAGGTGACTGACGAGACGGTACTCCGTACCTTGCGTGCCTAACGCTTGCTCAAATATCGCAATCGGCGCCATGACATGAGATGATGTTAATCAAGTAAATCGATATGCCTCAACATGAATCAATGTAGATTGAGGCTCAAGCCAACAAATGCATGGATACCTGGCTCCAATAGGGCCATGGGAGATGGCGTGAGAGTGCTTATAGTGTTTTGGGTCAAGGTATGTCTGAGAAAATCTAGTCTGGCTTGATTTCTTCATTGGTGATCACGTCCCTTCGCGAATTGCCAAACAGCAATTAATTGTATTGCAAGCCTAATCAGTCTCAGCTGTAGACCCCCTTGAAACTTGCCAGCTGAAAACTGAATATGACGAGCAATCTCTCCTTGCATGCCGGTTGCTGAGGTATGAATGTAAGGGATTCCAGCTCCCTCCTTCGTTTCTCTTCAAACCAAACATACCAAACTATTCACACTTTACAGTATCATTATGGCACCGCCCGAGTCTCACATTCGGCTTCAAAAGGGTAACTATATAACTTGGATGCAATCAAACTACGCATGGCTGATAGCATTGACCAGAATCACCGGAGGCTTTGCTCCCCCTACACCAAGCTCGATAATCGGGATAGATGCTGGGGATGGCGAATCTCTTCAGATGCAGATAACTCGGTAATTCGCAGAAGCGGAAACAAAGACTATAGCGGCAGCGAATAACGACGCTCTCATTGATGAGTTGTACGGTATCTTGAAGGAAATACCTATGGGGTCACCTGCATGTAGTGAAGATATATATGGTTTGGATACTGGTATTGCTTGGATGAGCGAGGATTTACAGTGGACCAATAGTGATAACATAAGCGGCCAGGGGAAAAGCAGCGTACAGTCTTCCtcagaggagaagaagaagtttgagagGGCGGTTGATATTATTCATGAGATTGCCGATATCGAGTGAAGCTAGAATTTCATTTAGCAATAAAGACGAAAAATACTGACGCAATCAGGACTCATACTAAAAAACACTGTTTTTATTAGACCAAATCATACTGACAGTGTGGCAGTGCATGCTTGCTGAAGATCTCATTAGGTGATCGAGGCCTTCGGGCTGAAAGGTTCCGTATATGACCTTAGCCTGTTGCTCTTCCAACCATCCaattatatatcttagtttAATTCCCTGATCATGTAATTAAAACGCTTCTTTTACtcctatataatattttattcttatatctctttttattaatattgCAATAACATAATCTTAGTATAaattttaatagtataatagtAAAGGtagcttttttatataatattaggtaaatatataattataattagctatgtacttaataatattatataaatacagaatatttaattattaattataattaatattaaatcactttttatattaaaaagaagtATATTAGCTAATATTGAGGTTTTAGTCTCTATATAGCCCTATACCCTCTTGTATAAGCATATCTATTTCTTCTGCAAAGGACACCCTTTTGAAACTCTTTAACGGAACCCTAGAAGCTGAAAGGAAACGGCCATCCGTAAGACCACACATATCCTCCAGAAAACCTCCAATGGTTTCAGGGAAATATTTTCCAGCCTCAAAACTGTGAATGATATCCAGGAATGGTTCCTGGTCAAGAACTCGATAGCAATAGAGCTGATCTTTCTTTCGATAAGGCCCAATATGCCGAATACGTACATGCGACTTCGAGAAAGAAGCTACAAGTTCGTGGGTCCTACTAAGCCCAGTTGGAATGTTCCATGAGTTCGCTACAGCCAGTAGCCAGCATATCAGAAACTGCAGATCGACCTCTAACGCGACCCATAATTGTACCTCACTAAATTGGTACGGCAGCAAATTACCATGCTGTCCACGGAATAATATGACCCTTCTATGTAAATCCGGACAGGTCTGTACCAGGATTTCAATCACGTCAAGATACGAGGTTAGCCTGCTAACAACCCGATCCAGTAACAGCCTAGGTTTCAATGCACCATAAAGAAGCGACTCGAAAGCTGTCGTGTGCTGTCTTGCAGGCATTTTGTATCCTGGCAGCTCAAATGATAGATCGGATCCTTTAGCGACATGCGCATCTCCACCGAATTCAATCATCCTCTGGATCATCCTTACTGATGTAGGGGACCATTTCGAGAAACTACTTTCAAGTGTCAGTTCGTGGAGGCCGTTGGTAGCAAGCTCCGGTGAGGGAGTCCGCATAAAACatgaaataataaaatcCTCGAAGCCGGTAAGATGATATGCTGCGATACATGGAAAGGATCGATGAAGATGCCCCGGCCCTCCGCGATCATCCAGAGTACCATTTTCATAAAGGTCCTTAGTTACTTTAAGAATCTCCAATATGGCATCTGGACTCGCTCCCCTGTTATTCAGTCGATTGCAGTCACGAATCGCATCACAGCAATCTGCTACGACTCCGAGCTCATAGAACGTCTTCGCCAGAATGAGCCGGCATGTGAGCAGCTTTATGCCTATATCCATTGACGTTGTTTCATTTGACTTGTAATTTACAATTGATTGACCAGCTTCAGTGTCAACCAGGAAGTCGTGAGCTGTCCGATGAATGAACTGGACAGGCCGTGTGAGTGGATAGATCGCTTTGGGGAgatcctcttcgtcttcggTAAAACCAGACTGTCCACCAACTTGTAGCATCCCAGCACATCTGGTCTGGATATCGCTTTCTGTCGCATCGCACAGAGCATTCAGCTCAGACAGTTTCCTCTCATTAGCTTTGGGTGAGAAGATTAAACCGTCTTCGACCTTTATTGCCAGTGATAGTTGGGCCAGATTGGGCTCTGATATGAAGTGAAAGAGCCTGTTCTTGTCCCTTAGTCCTGTTTTCCAACCGTCGGCTATGACAAAGCGGAAGTATCTTGCAGCGGTCTGGCGGTATACTCGACTTTTCCCATTTAGTCTCTCCCACATTGTCTGATAAAGAGACTCAAGCTCATCTGGGAGCTCTGTAAGCCTTCGGGAAAGAATTTCTTTATTATCGCCATTCATAATTCCACTGGTGACACTTTTCGTAGCAAGAGCAAGCCAGAGGAAAACCCCTTGCGCTTTAGCCAAAAGGGTAACTGTGAACTCTCTGAGTGGCAAAACGTCTCTCCGATCTTGTGGCAATTTGCAAAATTCTTGGTATACATAGACAGCCATCTCGGGCCTAGTAAGATTCTCTAGTTGTAAGCTTTGGGCTCCAATACTCTCAAGCCTGTTCACTAATTTCGTTTCAGGCCGACTTGACACACACACTTTGACCTTCTGGTATGTTGTGAACTTTTGAATTGTATCCAGGAGCACCGAGAATCCGTCCTTATTCGATATttcatcaaggccatcgaTAAAAATGCAAATAGGGTGAAGTCCAGCACGAAACAAAGAGTGAAGAACTATCTCGACCTCTTGGGATGACCACTCCTTGTAGAAGTCCTTCGATTGTGAGAATGCGAAATCCGCCAACACTTGGTCGATGGCGTCTTTATCGTCGGATATGAGGTCGTAAAGCAAGGAACATAGAAGGCCCTTGATGCTGTTTTGAGGTTCATTGCCAATTTTCCAAAAGAAATGGGATAATAGCCTAGTCCTTGGGTTCCAAGAACTGAGCATATCTCTGGTGCTACcatcgttgatgatgaatttgatCAGTGTGCTCTTCCCTGATCCTGGCTTTCCTCGAATCCAGAATAATTTGTGATCTGACTGTAGCCAGGTACTGAAACCTTCCCATATATGATCAATTTCATCAACATTCTCGTCAAATCTTGGATTTTCACTTGCATCGTCGCTTCCGTCATCAATCTCTTGCTTGTAGGTTTTCCAGGCTTTGTATGCTGGGTCCTTGCGACAAACGCGTTCATATGCAGCGAAAACCCTTTCAAAACAAGCATCAGATGACGGTAGCACGGCGTTATATCTCTCTCTGATTTCCTCTGACTTCAGGCTCTTCAAGAGTCGTTGACGCTGGTTGTCTGAAATGTTCTTAATGGCCAAGGCCTTGAACTCGGAGGTGAGGTGGGTGTTGATGGCATCGCGCGTAGCTTGGGCTTCGATGGACACCAGTTGCTCTACCCTGTTGTAGCCTTCTGCAATCTTGATAATGAGGTTCTGGAGATCAATTTCCAGGCTTTGGAATCCTTGACCCTGTCGTTGTGCTATTGCAGTATCCTGGTCGCTGTTCACAACAGGCTGTTagcagatgttgatgaggtgAAGGTGAATAGAGTCCCCACCATATTTTCAACAGAAGCTCCGTTTCCATCACTTCTTTGCACATCTTCAAAGACTTATCCAACTGATTGAGCTTGGCTCTGTGCCTGTCCGCGCGAAAGGCAGAATAGACAGCTATGAACATTTTGCCTTTAGAATTTTGGTACCACTTGGTAAGCCTTTGAGTCTCCTTCCTCAACTCTGTAGCTGCATCGATGCACTCCTTCGAGACCTTGGATAGCTTGTCGCCAACCTGGGTTCCTTGGGGTACTTGTGTGCCACGAGACTGAACGCGCCGGGCCGCGTCCATCATCTTGGCCGAGTACTCCTCAAGCTCGTTCTCGTTTGGAGGCATGCCATCGTAAATCTTGAAACTGAGGGAGACGAGGCTGCCAGCAAAAGCGATCACCTGAACAACGGCGCTGGCAGCGCCAAGGGCCTCTAAGCCGGTTGCCATCCCGACTTCTGTTGGGCTAAAAACTTGGGACGTCTATCCTAAATGGAAAAAAAGGATTTGAGGGAATTTAGTATAGATTTAGTATAGATTTGGTGGATCTTAGATTAATTCTTCTTGCGCCTTATCTCAGGGTCAGATGTGTTCTTGCTCCCTGACGCGAATAAAAAAGTCCAGTGTTGGAAAagagttgaagttggaggaATTTGGCAGGAATTGGGCAACACCCATCCTTCAGAAGGGAGGCTGGCAGGAGACCAATGCCTCAAAATCTGACTGCATTTGCGATCCTGTGATACATTGTTGCCCAATCAAGTATGCCATTTCAAGCCCAGTTTCACCTTGCAGGTTGCCTTGGCACTTCGTACTCGCAGTGCTTTCCCCCACCAGCGAATCATCCTGATTAAACATCAGGTAACATGATGAAGTAGCCGGAACATTTAAATTCACATTTGATGACTCGCTCAATACGAATTAACACAAATTGACCAAATTTCAAGAAATGAGAGCAAATCACTCAGAGGTGGTCAACGACATCTCAGATTCGATAATTTGGCTAGGTTAAGGGCAGATGATTCCGCTGACTGCATGCTATCAGTTGAGGATTACATTTGTCATCCAGTGTCTTGCTGTCAGACTTTTAGGACCAAGGCGGGACTGGATAAGGAGTGCATACTGTTATAAGCGGACAGCTAGCTACTATGAGGGCTgtatatatccttatttaaGCATTCTAGCATCTAAAGTCCTTTGATCTAGTACCTTGAAAAGATTTAGCTTAGCTGTTTGAACCTGAGGTCGACTCTGATATTCCGTATAAATCTGTCTAGTGCATTTAAGTTCAGAAGACTTCATATATTACAAGAGGTTTATACAACTCGACCCATGTCCTTACCTAAACCTCATCACATAGTCCACAGGCTTATGACAAGTTAGACGTCAGATTCGGGTCTCATGTACGTCTCTTAGGAGAAAGTTACTTAAGTGAAGTTGTGGACATCTCTTTGAACCAACGAACGATAAGAAAACTGTGAACTTGGCATCGGATATTTTTGGTCTTTCTTAACAACTTGACCAACTTGATGCACAGCTGCCCTAGTATCTTAATCTTCATCTAACAGTAAAATACACCATAATTCGAGAAAACCCCTCAAGCAAAACCCCTCTAATTTTCACCTTACTCCAAAGTCAACATATTCTCAGGCATGATATCCGGATCCCCTATCTGATGCACAATCGACAAAAACTCCTCCGACGAAATCCCAATATTATCAAGGAACTCCATATCACTCGTCATAGGATTCTGCACACAATTCATCGGAACTTCCATACCCAGTGTCTCCTGCGTAAGAAGTCGTTGTtgctcctcatcagcctttCTCGCTAAATATTCGTCTGTTACTGCAAGGGATAATGTCTGAAGACCTTGTTGTTGGACTTGGGCGACGAGTTCTTGGCATTGGGTCTCGAGATAGACGAGTTCTTGCTTTCGTACGGATGCAAGGCGGTTGCCGCGGGCGATCATGTTGTCGAGGAGCTGGTGGATTAGCAGACGGCAGCCTTGGTCATCTGCTACGCCGGGGAAGAGGGCCGTTGCCATGTTTAGATGTAATGCGGCGCCGAAGGTGAACTCGAGATCGTAGGGGAGAAAAATC of Fusarium oxysporum Fo47 chromosome I, complete sequence contains these proteins:
- a CDS encoding flavo protein-like protein — encoded protein: MVLPRQPLQLRACATSFQVYKPFGNRCRFSATNRDLFYHPASLMTMNGHGDLNNSHAGRTAVELTPDPAYAYRSLAIDPSDDVSEIREKYRPFILDDKYIKDDWVAELELSTAIQMVQSEILDKGLDRLRILVLYGSLRSRSYSRLLAFEAARILHRLGCDVRVYNPAGLPQKDDVQHNHPKVQELRELSKWSDGHVWISPEQHGNLTGIFKQQIDWIPLSTGSVRPTQGRTLAIAQVSGGSQSFNAVNSLRILGRWMRMFTIPNQSSVPKAYTQFTSEDEGIRMLPSGNRDRLVDCMEELVKYTIVMRPHFNLFGDRYSEREERRAKEDKEKVK
- a CDS encoding major facilitator superfamily domain-containing protein translates to MAPSRSASSNAAARAVNRTASSGSFHAGAPIPTLSSLRRQSHRYQTFPTTPPKTPLEQPYAPSNGSDSEDDDDQEETPLPVRQLLLLAFLSLAEQTALNSISPYLPEMVLNMPGIPDDEAGLYVGILASSFALAQLSTNFLWGYASDVIGRKPVLIMGTTALMGCFCVFGFCKEYWQIVVVHVAMGLLNGNAACVPTVLGEVTDRSNQSRAFTYLPVIYSLGSITGPALGGILVGRMGKEYPYLAPNILSAGLLALSVVVVSIWFEETLDKTEVSFEKPAWVEKIISWFSSPTPPPRRASWSARWPRSQSQNQPLLSSGRALESESDDEDTENDDDDSDNKVDPAMSAWKDLSRTTILILFTYLVFQLSNISFNSLYPIFAATPPPAGRDLLPSKIGISLSIAGLASCIFQAFLFQALKVRLGNLGTYQISLLGLGISMLLMPWVGYADSKPFFGLGSGKMWLYIELGVVLILKNLCAVGGLSSVMLLITNSAPSHSSLGSLNGMAQTLSALGRSFGPFVSGGLFSLSINIQPKGEALAWSIFGGLAILGWVSSLFIRRDGLESDDWQGSDENLAEQEGDEA